The proteins below are encoded in one region of uncultured Eubacteriales bacterium:
- a CDS encoding Molybdenum cofactor synthesis domain protein produces MGVIKAICISEKKGTQKHQIPTAKLVEGWGIEGDAHAGNWHRQVSLLSLEKIDAFRAKGAEVDFGAFGENLVVEGFDFRALPVGTRFSCGEVLLEMTQIGKECHSHCNIYKTVGDCIMPREGVFAQVLRGGELKVGDDLTLLPPAADAPMRAAVVTLSDKGFRGERVDESGPILRDMLVNAGYEVVEEVLLPDERSRIETELIRLSDGRQCHLVLTTGGTGFSPRDCTPEATIAVATRNAPGIAEAIRAYSMKITDRAMLSRGASVLRGGTLIVNLPGSPKAAREGLECILPSLKHGLEILRGTTGECAR; encoded by the coding sequence ATGGGCGTCATTAAAGCCATCTGTATCAGTGAAAAAAAGGGCACTCAAAAGCACCAGATCCCCACCGCCAAGCTGGTGGAGGGCTGGGGAATTGAGGGGGACGCCCATGCGGGCAACTGGCACCGGCAGGTGAGCCTTCTTTCCCTGGAAAAAATCGACGCATTCCGCGCCAAGGGGGCAGAAGTGGACTTCGGGGCCTTTGGGGAGAATCTTGTAGTGGAGGGGTTTGACTTCCGGGCCCTTCCTGTGGGCACCCGATTCTCCTGCGGAGAGGTACTGCTGGAGATGACCCAGATCGGCAAGGAGTGCCATTCCCACTGCAATATCTATAAGACGGTGGGGGACTGCATCATGCCCCGGGAGGGGGTCTTCGCCCAAGTACTCCGGGGCGGGGAGCTGAAGGTGGGGGATGATCTGACCCTGCTCCCACCTGCCGCCGACGCGCCTATGCGGGCGGCCGTGGTGACTCTTAGCGATAAGGGCTTTCGTGGGGAGCGGGTGGACGAGAGCGGCCCCATCCTGCGCGATATGCTAGTGAATGCGGGTTACGAGGTGGTGGAGGAGGTCCTGCTGCCCGACGAGCGCAGCCGCATTGAGACCGAGCTGATCCGCTTGTCCGACGGCAGGCAGTGCCACCTGGTACTCACAACCGGCGGTACCGGTTTTTCTCCCAGGGACTGCACGCCGGAGGCCACGATAGCGGTGGCCACCCGGAATGCTCCCGGTATCGCCGAGGCCATCCGGGCCTACTCCATGAAGATCACTGACCGGGCCATGCTGAGCCGGGGCGCCTCGGTCCTCCGGGGCGGTACCCTCATCGTCAACCTGCCCGGCAGTCCCAAGGCGGCGCGGGAGGGGCTGGAGTGTATCCTCCCGTCCTTAAAGCACGGCCTTGAGATATTGAGGGGTACTACGGGCGAGTGCGCCCGATAA
- the moaA gene encoding Cyclic pyranopterin monophosphate synthase — translation MRDQFGRDIDYMRLSITDRCNLRCRYCMPEDLPFIPHEEILRFEEIIRICAIAVRLGIRTLKVTGGEPLVRKGCADLMRELKALPGIEHVTLTTNGVLLKEQLPALAELGVDGINISLDTLDREAYRRITGRDALPQVLAGLYEAIRLGLKVKLNCVPLAESGLPGLLALAELAMHYPMDVRFIEMMPIGHGVDFIPLEQGRVEQAVLEAWPDLAPTEERRGFGPARYYVSPGFKGAVGFIDAVSHSFCRDCNRVRLTSEGFLKLCLCHGDGLDLRALLRGGADDGEIQAAMSAAIVGKPARHSFGERQADEARNMSQIGG, via the coding sequence ATGCGGGATCAATTTGGGCGCGACATCGATTATATGCGTCTCTCGATCACAGACCGATGCAATCTGCGCTGCCGGTATTGTATGCCTGAGGACCTGCCCTTCATCCCTCACGAGGAGATTTTGCGTTTTGAGGAGATCATCCGGATCTGCGCCATCGCGGTGCGGCTGGGTATCCGAACTCTGAAGGTCACCGGCGGGGAGCCATTGGTGCGCAAGGGCTGTGCCGACCTGATGCGGGAGTTGAAGGCCCTGCCTGGTATCGAACACGTCACCCTCACCACCAACGGAGTTTTGCTGAAGGAGCAGTTGCCCGCCCTGGCAGAGCTGGGAGTGGATGGCATCAATATTAGCCTGGATACCCTGGACCGTGAGGCCTACCGCCGTATCACCGGGCGGGACGCACTGCCGCAGGTGCTCGCCGGGCTCTACGAGGCGATCAGATTGGGGCTGAAGGTCAAGCTAAACTGCGTGCCCCTGGCAGAGAGCGGCCTTCCCGGCCTTCTCGCTTTGGCGGAGCTTGCGATGCACTATCCTATGGATGTGCGCTTTATTGAGATGATGCCCATCGGCCATGGTGTGGACTTTATTCCCCTGGAGCAGGGGCGTGTGGAGCAGGCCGTACTGGAGGCGTGGCCCGACCTCGCCCCCACGGAGGAGCGCCGGGGGTTTGGCCCGGCCCGGTACTATGTGTCGCCCGGATTCAAAGGGGCGGTGGGCTTTATCGATGCGGTAAGCCACAGCTTTTGCCGGGATTGTAACCGCGTGCGACTTACCAGCGAGGGGTTTTTAAAGCTGTGCCTTTGCCACGGAGACGGGCTGGATCTGCGTGCCCTCCTGCGTGGCGGCGCCGACGATGGGGAGATTCAGGCCGCAATGTCGGCCGCAATCGTGGGAAAGCCCGCACGGCACAGCTTTGGTGAGCGGCAGGCAGACGAGGCACGCAATATGTCTCAGATCGGAGGATAG
- a CDS encoding exported hypothetical protein (Evidence 5 : No homology to any previously reported sequences), translating into MKNRTWSKRFLSGLLVLVLTLGMLPSSAMAVGGTVQTISSQAELEGIGLSGSYKLTGDIVLTGTWTPIGSATAPFTGTLDGGGYTISGLNVSAGNATYQGLFAKVGTGGIVQDLTVEGKIISTYSSNAFIGGIAGQVQDGNIVNCVSKVDIDAKGNKIGGITGDTTGTSVFVGCANLGPVKGKGMVGGLIGGMSGSTNNINVKNCYNTGTIATSSSNCGGLIGYTTTGTVTIQNCYSADTGVRSGSNSGALIGSLINTGAARNCYWMGDESTIGIGSFSASSVTNCTFKTGEKLKEIAFLDTLNQAAPEGSRFAADPGDLNGGYPVLECQLPKVEKFQVTFDLTPANAALTVKDAAGVTQTGANGVYRLPAGEYVYSASAFGYQMANEVSFTVVDGGTPGTVTVALTETARQTVTFSGLSQGAALTVSHATAGQLESESDGSYRLPAGEYRYTVVAKGYEPLVDRAFTVAAQPVNEAVSMIALPAAQPWDGAEKTAVTPIGGTYYIKTGTELAWFAAQINAQSLLDAKVVLLADIDLGGKNWTSVGGYDRKFNGRFDGNGCTISGLAGSCYGLFYATDTSGVIENLTVSGAITGTSNTGGIVGVNYGTVRNCASSVTVSADGQRVGGIAGNNSGGLISGSAALAPVSSSYATKNLNGDSVALGGIAGQNSGTIEFSYSTATVAATGENPNGDIGGIGGVTGVSTGSIKSCYNVGTVSNADGADKATGAIVGTRTSPGNVQNTFYLDSSCAKGVGEGSSDGAQQKTSADMKKYTLAVALNGGSVEGPFYLAADENQNGGYPVLKWQGGRAPVASPEEQAVAADKAALSLPQLVFTYAGTIKLPKTGALGSTISWESSRTDVISSTGVIVLPAEESQVTVVLTATLTKGEARDTKAFTLTVYSAAQVTQNYLKEAKSSLSAILTPVYTRDTNIVALVEAQLADRGFADVDVALTNRGSATSSDEIYIEDSGAIIYYYRDPETTGAYNGATVGGISFTLSKDGQSVDWGGVQANIPWDRDRVVETLREQVAGQLTWDAIKGSNSSPSEITKSLTLPIKLDTARWATISWESDSWAIAPQEAAPLDDETTGVINRQGVDAQVNLTAVIHFNLTASGEADITLSVPFDLTVLGSEGADTPEKMQQKLGSYTLERLKDSITKAAIDPAAVKGDLQFPTPVNTGVADYSAYRFTVTSKDTNVLEVNGYRGYIYRPLPGKAPVTVGFTVTMTSRANPALSASKYMEITVLPLEQEEIDEALRLMEAVRADYANALMGTNTDKDAITADLKTFREAVFAPDGQTLVYSRNINEDTGRGVAVDDLPGSEPGGPGYEQWRIFRSSRPNILEHEVLRLHQPVYNKPVTVESCLTHEVLGKYKRKYPGNRDFAALYQVGIQAQFKVTGTTGEDDDQKSSFAVTFSLDGRGLIESIPSISIEKLESGTTAFDVFERALADKGFTYEASGSYIAAVTDSKGVRLAEFDKGEDSGWMYTVDGVFPDKMMNACYLSGGENIQLLYTGDWKQEPGVVGGMTGQPTTGTVLKPEVTADKNGEAKVDMTEKGLASAIKAARDSKTDAIVIEPVIKGDASKVAVGLPKTSVSSIGSDTDADLKIETLVGNVTIPNNALAAVVSQAAGSTITIVVEAVGTKSLPAEQQKLVGDGAAFDISILSDGKKITGFDGKSITISLPYALKAGEIADGVAVWYLDDAGKLTSMACTYNKNTGLATFTTTHLSTYVVGYDAWTNPFADVRSGAWYYDAVKYAIQNGLFTGTTTTTFGPEADMSRAMLVTVLYRLEGKPAVTAGATFTDVGNGQWYTDAVRWANATGIITGYGSGMFGTNDSVTREQLAAILYRYADYRGYDTTGADDLSAYSDASGVSPYARSAMEWAVDAGLITSTTTGGLLPGDSASRAQVATILMRFVKNVVK; encoded by the coding sequence ATGAAAAATCGAACCTGGAGCAAACGCTTTCTCTCCGGGCTGCTGGTGCTGGTCCTGACGCTGGGGATGCTGCCGTCGTCTGCGATGGCGGTGGGGGGGACGGTTCAAACCATTAGCAGCCAAGCGGAGTTAGAGGGGATCGGCTTGAGCGGCTCCTATAAGCTGACCGGCGATATTGTGTTGACGGGCACATGGACGCCTATAGGGAGCGCTACTGCGCCGTTTACCGGCACCCTTGACGGCGGGGGATATACCATCAGCGGATTGAATGTCAGCGCGGGGAATGCCACCTATCAGGGCCTGTTTGCCAAGGTAGGGACAGGTGGCATCGTACAGGACCTTACTGTTGAGGGTAAGATAATCAGTACATATTCAAGCAACGCGTTTATCGGTGGTATCGCGGGCCAGGTGCAGGATGGCAATATCGTCAATTGCGTCAGCAAGGTGGACATCGACGCTAAGGGAAACAAGATTGGCGGCATTACGGGGGACACTACCGGGACCTCGGTATTTGTTGGCTGCGCAAACCTTGGTCCTGTCAAGGGCAAAGGCATGGTGGGTGGACTCATCGGTGGCATGTCGGGCAGCACAAATAATATAAACGTTAAAAATTGCTATAATACCGGAACGATTGCCACGTCTAGCAGCAATTGCGGCGGCCTGATCGGCTATACCACCACAGGAACCGTGACAATTCAGAATTGCTACAGCGCGGATACAGGCGTGCGCAGCGGCAGCAACAGCGGCGCGCTGATCGGTTCGCTGATAAATACCGGAGCTGCCAGAAACTGTTATTGGATGGGGGATGAGAGCACAATCGGCATTGGCTCTTTTTCTGCTAGCTCGGTTACTAACTGCACGTTCAAAACAGGGGAGAAACTAAAGGAGATCGCTTTTCTGGATACGCTGAACCAGGCCGCCCCTGAAGGCAGCCGTTTTGCGGCCGACCCCGGCGATCTGAACGGCGGCTACCCGGTCCTGGAGTGCCAGCTCCCCAAGGTGGAGAAATTCCAGGTGACCTTCGACCTGACCCCAGCGAACGCCGCTCTGACGGTAAAGGACGCCGCAGGTGTCACCCAGACGGGGGCAAACGGCGTCTACCGTCTCCCGGCGGGAGAGTACGTCTACTCCGCCTCCGCCTTTGGCTACCAGATGGCGAACGAGGTCTCCTTTACGGTCGTGGACGGTGGCACCCCCGGCACAGTCACAGTTGCTCTGACGGAGACGGCCCGGCAGACGGTGACCTTCTCGGGACTGTCGCAGGGAGCCGCGCTCACGGTCAGCCATGCCACCGCGGGACAGCTTGAAAGCGAGTCCGACGGCAGTTACCGTCTCCCGGCTGGGGAGTACCGCTATACCGTCGTCGCCAAGGGCTACGAGCCCCTTGTTGACCGGGCGTTTACGGTAGCCGCCCAGCCTGTGAACGAGGCGGTCTCCATGATCGCCCTCCCCGCGGCCCAGCCCTGGGACGGCGCGGAAAAGACCGCCGTTACGCCCATCGGCGGAACCTATTACATCAAAACCGGCACGGAGCTGGCCTGGTTTGCTGCCCAGATTAACGCCCAAAGTCTCTTGGATGCAAAGGTTGTCCTGCTCGCCGATATTGATCTGGGTGGTAAGAATTGGACCTCTGTCGGAGGCTACGACAGAAAGTTCAACGGCCGCTTTGACGGAAACGGCTGCACCATCAGCGGACTGGCGGGAAGTTGCTATGGGCTGTTTTATGCAACAGACACCTCCGGCGTAATTGAGAATCTGACCGTCTCCGGCGCTATCACCGGCACGAGCAACACCGGCGGCATCGTGGGCGTGAACTACGGCACGGTGAGAAACTGCGCAAGCAGCGTGACGGTTTCCGCCGACGGTCAGCGTGTCGGCGGCATCGCGGGGAACAACAGCGGCGGCCTGATTTCGGGCAGCGCCGCCCTTGCCCCGGTGAGCAGCAGCTATGCCACCAAGAATCTGAATGGAGACAGTGTGGCACTGGGCGGGATCGCCGGGCAGAATTCCGGCACAATAGAATTTAGCTACAGCACCGCGACGGTTGCCGCGACGGGCGAAAACCCCAATGGTGATATAGGCGGCATTGGCGGCGTTACCGGTGTGAGCACGGGCAGCATTAAAAGCTGCTACAACGTCGGCACAGTCAGCAATGCGGACGGGGCCGACAAGGCCACCGGAGCGATTGTCGGCACGCGCACCTCTCCGGGCAACGTGCAGAATACCTTCTACCTGGATAGCTCCTGCGCCAAGGGCGTTGGGGAGGGGAGCTCGGACGGCGCACAGCAGAAAACCAGCGCGGACATGAAAAAGTACACGCTGGCGGTAGCCCTGAACGGCGGCAGCGTGGAGGGCCCCTTCTATCTGGCCGCCGATGAAAACCAGAACGGTGGCTACCCCGTTCTCAAATGGCAGGGTGGCAGGGCCCCCGTAGCATCCCCAGAGGAGCAGGCGGTGGCGGCAGATAAAGCGGCCCTGAGCCTACCCCAGTTGGTCTTTACTTATGCCGGGACGATCAAGTTGCCCAAGACGGGAGCGTTGGGCAGTACCATCTCATGGGAGAGCAGCAGGACTGACGTGATCAGCAGCACGGGCGTCATCGTCCTTCCCGCTGAGGAGTCTCAGGTTACGGTTGTCCTTACAGCCACGCTGACCAAGGGTGAAGCACGGGATACCAAAGCTTTCACGCTCACAGTTTACTCCGCCGCACAGGTCACGCAAAACTACCTCAAGGAGGCAAAGTCCTCCCTTAGCGCCATCCTAACGCCGGTCTACACCCGAGATACCAATATCGTTGCCCTGGTGGAGGCGCAATTGGCCGACCGCGGCTTTGCCGATGTGGATGTGGCCCTCACGAACCGCGGCTCTGCCACCTCGAGCGATGAGATTTATATCGAGGATAGTGGTGCCATTATCTACTATTACCGGGACCCCGAAACGACAGGCGCATACAACGGCGCAACTGTGGGCGGTATTTCCTTCACCCTCTCCAAGGACGGACAGAGTGTGGACTGGGGTGGCGTCCAGGCCAATATCCCCTGGGACCGCGACAGAGTCGTGGAGACTCTCCGGGAGCAGGTGGCCGGTCAGCTCACCTGGGACGCGATAAAAGGAAGCAACAGCTCCCCGAGTGAGATCACCAAGTCCCTTACCCTACCGATCAAGCTGGATACCGCCCGGTGGGCCACTATCTCCTGGGAATCCGACTCCTGGGCCATCGCGCCGCAGGAGGCGGCCCCCCTGGACGATGAAACCACAGGCGTCATCAACCGGCAGGGCGTGGATGCCCAGGTGAACCTGACCGCCGTCATCCATTTCAACCTGACCGCGAGCGGCGAGGCCGATATCACGCTCTCTGTTCCCTTCGATCTCACCGTCTTGGGCAGCGAGGGCGCGGATACCCCGGAAAAGATGCAGCAAAAGCTGGGGAGCTACACGCTGGAAAGGCTGAAGGACTCCATAACAAAAGCCGCAATCGATCCAGCCGCTGTGAAGGGCGACCTTCAATTTCCCACCCCGGTTAATACGGGCGTGGCGGACTATTCGGCCTATCGGTTCACGGTCACCAGCAAGGATACCAATGTACTGGAGGTAAACGGCTACCGCGGCTACATCTACCGTCCCCTGCCTGGAAAAGCGCCGGTGACCGTCGGCTTTACCGTCACCATGACCAGCCGGGCGAATCCGGCGCTCTCAGCCTCCAAGTATATGGAAATCACCGTTCTTCCCCTGGAGCAAGAGGAGATTGACGAGGCGCTCCGTCTGATGGAGGCGGTCCGCGCGGACTATGCCAACGCGCTCATGGGCACGAATACTGACAAGGACGCGATCACCGCAGACCTGAAGACCTTCCGGGAGGCAGTCTTCGCCCCGGACGGGCAAACCCTGGTTTACAGCCGCAATATCAATGAAGACACTGGGCGCGGCGTCGCGGTGGACGACCTGCCTGGCTCCGAGCCGGGCGGCCCTGGCTACGAGCAGTGGAGGATCTTCCGCTCCAGCAGACCCAACATCCTGGAGCATGAGGTACTGCGTCTGCACCAGCCTGTCTATAACAAGCCGGTCACGGTGGAGAGTTGCCTCACGCATGAGGTGTTGGGCAAATACAAGCGCAAGTACCCCGGCAATCGGGATTTTGCGGCCCTCTATCAGGTCGGCATCCAGGCCCAGTTCAAGGTTACGGGCACCACCGGCGAGGATGATGATCAAAAATCCTCGTTTGCGGTTACCTTTTCCCTCGATGGCAGGGGCCTTATCGAGAGCATTCCGTCCATTTCGATCGAGAAACTGGAGAGCGGTACGACTGCCTTCGACGTATTCGAGCGGGCCTTGGCCGACAAGGGCTTTACCTACGAGGCGAGCGGCTCGTACATCGCCGCTGTCACGGACAGCAAGGGGGTGCGGCTGGCGGAATTCGACAAGGGCGAGGACTCCGGCTGGATGTACACGGTGGACGGCGTATTCCCGGATAAAATGATGAACGCATGCTATCTGTCCGGCGGGGAGAACATTCAGCTCCTCTACACCGGAGACTGGAAACAGGAGCCCGGCGTGGTCGGCGGCATGACAGGGCAACCGACAACCGGGACTGTTCTCAAACCCGAGGTCACTGCGGACAAGAACGGTGAGGCCAAGGTAGATATGACGGAAAAGGGCCTTGCCTCAGCGATCAAAGCCGCCAGGGACAGCAAGACGGACGCCATTGTCATAGAGCCTGTCATTAAGGGCGATGCTTCCAAGGTTGCGGTCGGGCTGCCAAAGACATCTGTTTCCAGCATCGGTTCAGATACCGACGCCGATCTGAAAATCGAGACGCTGGTTGGTAACGTGACGATTCCCAATAATGCACTAGCAGCTGTGGTGTCCCAGGCTGCTGGTTCGACCATCACCATCGTGGTTGAGGCCGTGGGGACCAAGTCCCTGCCCGCCGAGCAGCAAAAGCTGGTGGGAGACGGCGCGGCTTTCGACATATCCATTCTCAGCGATGGCAAGAAGATCACCGGCTTTGACGGCAAGAGCATCACCATCTCCCTGCCCTACGCGCTGAAAGCTGGCGAGATTGCAGACGGCGTCGCGGTCTGGTATCTGGATGATGCGGGTAAGCTCACGAGTATGGCCTGCACCTACAATAAGAACACAGGCCTTGCCACCTTTACCACCACGCACCTCTCCACCTATGTAGTGGGCTATGATGCATGGACCAATCCCTTTGCCGACGTGCGGAGCGGCGCATGGTACTATGACGCGGTGAAGTACGCCATCCAGAACGGCCTCTTTACCGGAACCACCACGACCACCTTTGGCCCGGAGGCCGACATGTCCCGCGCCATGCTGGTGACTGTGCTCTACCGCCTGGAGGGCAAGCCTGCCGTGACCGCTGGGGCCACCTTCACGGATGTGGGGAACGGCCAGTGGTACACCGACGCCGTGCGTTGGGCCAACGCCACCGGTATCATAACAGGGTATGGCAGCGGTATGTTCGGCACCAACGACAGCGTGACCCGTGAGCAGCTGGCGGCGATCCTCTACCGCTATGCAGACTATAGGGGTTACGACACCACCGGGGCAGACGACCTTTCAGCCTACTCCGACGCCTCCGGCGTCTCACCCTATGCGCGGAGCGCTATGGAGTGGGCTGTGGACGCGGGCCTGATTACAAGCACCACCACTGGCGGCCTTCTCCCCGGCGATAGCGCGTCCCGCGCTCAGGTAGCCACCATCCTCATGAGGTTTGTCAAGAACGTTGTGAAATAA
- a CDS encoding Molybdate ABC transporter, periplasmic molybdate-binding protein, which translates to MAEGQWVPGETPTPTVFVKEKIKMKKLTALTLSLALLLALTACTGGAGSTPPASATPSPTASATPSDTPSPEPSAEPVELIVFAAASMQETLTKIAEMYKAVAPNVTITYTFDSSGTLKTQIEEGADCDLFISAAQKQMNQLDITADSSVNDKGLDFVLQGTRVNLVENKVVLAVPEGNPAGVASFEDVNTDKVKMIALGNSDVPVGQYSQEIFTNMGVWDAIQSKITFGSNVKEVTTWVSEGTVDCGVVYATDAYSAGLQVVNTAPEGMLKSPVIYPAAVLNITKNEEAAKAFLDYLQTPDCAAVFESVGFTIPG; encoded by the coding sequence ATGGCGGAGGGCCAATGGGTGCCGGGGGAAACGCCGACGCCTACCGTATTTGTGAAGGAGAAGATAAAAATGAAAAAGCTCACTGCGCTTACACTGTCCCTCGCACTCCTGCTGGCCCTAACCGCCTGTACCGGCGGCGCTGGGTCCACCCCCCCGGCCAGCGCTACCCCCAGCCCCACGGCCAGCGCAACACCCAGCGACACCCCAAGTCCGGAGCCCTCCGCCGAGCCGGTGGAGCTCATCGTCTTCGCGGCGGCCTCCATGCAGGAGACCCTGACCAAAATCGCCGAGATGTACAAGGCTGTGGCTCCCAACGTGACCATTACCTATACCTTCGACTCCTCCGGCACCCTCAAGACCCAGATCGAGGAGGGCGCTGACTGCGACCTCTTCATCTCCGCGGCCCAGAAGCAGATGAACCAGCTTGACATCACCGCCGATAGCTCCGTCAATGACAAGGGTTTGGATTTTGTGCTCCAGGGCACCCGTGTCAATCTGGTGGAGAACAAGGTGGTTCTGGCCGTGCCCGAGGGGAACCCCGCCGGGGTTGCCTCCTTTGAGGACGTGAACACCGACAAGGTGAAGATGATCGCCCTGGGCAACTCCGATGTGCCCGTGGGGCAGTATTCCCAGGAGATATTCACCAACATGGGGGTCTGGGATGCCATCCAGAGTAAGATCACCTTCGGCTCCAACGTGAAGGAGGTCACCACCTGGGTCAGCGAGGGCACCGTGGACTGCGGCGTGGTGTACGCAACCGACGCCTACTCCGCCGGGCTCCAGGTGGTAAACACCGCGCCCGAGGGCATGCTCAAGAGCCCCGTCATCTATCCCGCCGCCGTGCTCAACATCACCAAGAACGAGGAGGCGGCCAAGGCTTTCCTCGACTACCTGCAGACCCCTGACTGCGCCGCCGTCTTTGAGAGCGTCGGTTTCACCATCCCCGGCTAA
- a CDS encoding conserved hypothetical protein (Evidence 4 : Homologs of previously reported genes of unknown function) — translation MSLEVQIKKQLGKFKLDVSFETGEGLTGLLGASGCGKSMTLKCIAGLVTPDEGRIVLNGRVLFDSVKGINLSPQKRRVGYLFQHYALFPNMTVEQNIAAGVREKARREESVAALARAFYLEELGRKYPRQLSGGQQQRVALARILASEPEALLLDEPFSALDSYLKWQVELELRDRLAQFPGPVVFVTHAREEIYRLCSQVCVLSHGRSDPMQSVKDLFESPATLSSCLLSGCKNISQARAASEDKVEAADWGVTLETSRPAPEGLSHLGVRSHFIKPHPAAGDNTIPCRVERVVEDVFSTIVMLSTPGGAEGYSLLRMELSKEDWAGLNDPETLTVGIAPRDLMLLR, via the coding sequence ATGAGCCTGGAGGTTCAGATCAAAAAGCAGCTTGGGAAATTCAAGCTGGATGTTTCCTTTGAGACGGGGGAGGGGCTTACCGGACTGCTGGGAGCATCCGGCTGCGGCAAGAGCATGACGCTCAAGTGCATTGCCGGGCTGGTTACCCCCGATGAGGGGCGTATTGTCCTGAATGGGCGCGTCCTTTTTGATTCTGTAAAGGGAATCAATTTATCACCTCAAAAGCGGCGGGTGGGTTACCTCTTCCAGCACTACGCCCTCTTTCCGAATATGACGGTAGAGCAAAACATTGCCGCCGGGGTGCGGGAAAAAGCCAGGCGTGAGGAGAGTGTCGCCGCACTGGCGCGGGCCTTCTATCTGGAGGAGTTGGGGAGGAAGTATCCGCGCCAGCTCTCCGGCGGGCAGCAGCAGCGGGTGGCCCTGGCCCGTATCCTGGCTAGCGAGCCGGAGGCTCTCCTGCTGGATGAGCCATTCTCGGCCTTGGACAGCTACCTTAAATGGCAGGTGGAGCTTGAGCTGAGGGACCGGCTGGCCCAGTTCCCTGGCCCGGTTGTCTTCGTTACCCACGCGCGGGAAGAAATCTACCGCCTGTGCAGCCAGGTCTGCGTGCTAAGCCATGGCCGCTCCGACCCCATGCAGAGCGTGAAGGACCTCTTCGAGTCTCCGGCCACGCTCTCCTCCTGCCTCCTCTCCGGGTGCAAGAACATCTCCCAGGCGCGGGCTGCGAGTGAGGACAAAGTAGAGGCAGCGGATTGGGGTGTCACCCTGGAGACGAGCCGACCGGCACCAGAGGGGCTTTCCCACCTTGGCGTGCGCTCACATTTCATCAAGCCGCACCCGGCGGCGGGGGACAACACCATCCCCTGCCGGGTGGAGCGGGTTGTTGAGGACGTTTTCTCCACCATCGTCATGCTCTCTACGCCCGGCGGCGCGGAGGGGTACTCCCTACTCCGCATGGAGCTAAGCAAGGAGGACTGGGCCGGCTTAAACGACCCGGAGACCCTCACCGTGGGCATCGCCCCGCGGGACCTCATGCTGCTGAGGTAG
- the modB gene encoding putative molybdate ABC transporter permease protein (Evidence 3 : Function proposed based on presence of conserved amino acid motif, structural feature or limited homology): protein MDWFPLVNSLRIALIATVCTFFLGILAAYYVARLPRGVKGVLDVILTLPLVLPPTVVGFFLLKLMGPKGPIGGWFYTQFETKITMTWYAAIFAVIIVTFPLMYRTVRGAFEAFDPSLLAAGQTLGRSNAWVFWRVLMPGCKQGLMAGTVLAFARGLGEYGATSMVSGYTPGRTATISTTVYQLWREGNDLLAYKWVAVNLAISFTVLLAINLLERRQGGRTPVGVVL from the coding sequence GTGGATTGGTTCCCCCTCGTAAATTCCCTGCGCATCGCGCTCATCGCCACCGTCTGCACCTTTTTTCTGGGGATTTTAGCGGCCTACTACGTGGCCAGACTGCCCAGGGGAGTAAAGGGCGTGCTGGACGTGATTCTCACCTTGCCCCTGGTGCTTCCCCCCACGGTGGTGGGGTTCTTCCTCCTCAAGCTGATGGGGCCCAAGGGACCAATCGGCGGTTGGTTCTACACACAATTTGAGACGAAGATCACCATGACCTGGTATGCCGCCATCTTCGCCGTCATCATCGTCACCTTTCCGCTGATGTACCGCACAGTGAGGGGGGCCTTTGAGGCATTCGACCCCAGTCTCCTGGCCGCGGGGCAGACTTTGGGCCGCTCCAATGCCTGGGTGTTCTGGCGGGTGCTGATGCCGGGGTGCAAGCAAGGCCTGATGGCGGGGACCGTCCTGGCCTTTGCCCGCGGGCTGGGGGAGTATGGCGCCACCAGTATGGTTTCCGGCTATACCCCTGGCAGGACGGCCACGATCTCCACCACCGTCTACCAGCTCTGGCGGGAGGGGAACGACCTCCTGGCCTATAAGTGGGTGGCGGTAAACCTGGCTATCTCGTTCACCGTGCTTTTGGCCATTAACCTCCTGGAGCGGCGGCAGGGCGGGAGAACGCCCGTGGGGGTGGTTCTATGA